One stretch of Pomacea canaliculata isolate SZHN2017 linkage group LG1, ASM307304v1, whole genome shotgun sequence DNA includes these proteins:
- the LOC112565587 gene encoding integrator complex subunit 12-like — translation MATLDLDPVFVKALRLLHSKSKDSALQLRAMLDESITARKAQKSSGSLDSDHKASSKSSKDEDNKKRSADKIKQDVSDISGPSETKRLKTDSSPTSSHSKEEKKEKEREKEKARKEKEKKEQKEKERERLEKERQRELEREREKEKEKLKEEESDEETEEDEEEEDDGIAVDADDFAIGLGISCEVCRQFDVSSGNQLVECQECHALYHQECHKPPVTEQDVNDPRFVWYCNKCSRSMKKMAAQKPARTKPEKPTTPVKEVVSNVKPLKPDITPATFAFRRLEVKPTTSNAKETPSVPVSSKPLLGLASLAANLSKPAATKPETSKPSQPAWKAELTKSSSKDGGAEKTVTRGEGGKTVKEGKTGEITKPGSPAGSGSGSKGGSGNGGKQSPASSASASSLASANKRLQIMKKNAARQQEKRVHIK, via the exons ATGGCAACTCTAGATCTGGATCCAGTGTTTGTAAAAGCTCTGCGTCTTTTACACTCAAAGTCTAAAGACTCGGCCCTTCAGCTTCGGGCCATGCTTGATGAATCTATTACTGCAAGGAAGGCCCAGAAA tCATCAGGTTCTTTGGACAGTGATCACAAAGCATCTAGTAAATCATCTAAAGATGAAGACAATAAGAAAAGGAGTGCTGATAAG ATAAAACAAGATGTGTCTGACATTAGTGGGCCCTCAGAGACAAAGCGACTAAAGACAGACTCCTCACCGACATCATCACacagtaaagaagaaaaaaaagagaaagagagagaaaaggaaaaggcaaggaaagagaaggagaagaaggaacagaaagagaaagaaagagagcgactggagaaagaaagacagagggaACTTGAGCGAgagcgagagaaggagaaagaaaagctaaaaGAAGAAGAGTCTgatgaagaaacagaagaagatgaggaggaggaagatgatggGATAGCTGTAGATGCTGATGATTTTGCCATTGGTTTGGGCATTTCCTGTGAGGTCTGCAG GCAGTTCGATGTCAGCTCAGGAAACCAGTTGGTGGAGTGTCAAGAATGCCATgctttgtatcatcag GAGTGTCATAAACCACCAGTTACTGAGCAGGATGTTAATGACCCTCGCTTTGTCTGGTACTGTAACAAGTGCTCTCGGTCCATGAAGAAAATG GCCGCACAAAAACCAGCCAGAACAAAGCCAGAAAAGCCCACTACACCAGTCAAGGAAGTTGTTAGTAATGTGAAGCCCCTCAAGCCTGACATTACTCCTGCCACTTTTGCATTCCGCCGTTTGGAAGTCAAG CCTACCACATCAAATGCCAAGGAGACACCAAGTGTTCCGGTGTCTTCTAAACCACTTCTGGGACTTGCGAGCTTAGCAGCCAATCTCTCCAAGCCAGCTGCAACTAAACCAGAGACATCCAAACCTTCCCAGCCAGCCTGGAAAGCAGAACTGACTAAATCAAGTTCCAAAGATGGAGGAGCTGAAAAGACCGTCACTCgtggagagggaggaaaaacaGTGAAAGAGGGCAAAACAGGGGAGATCACCAAGCCAGGGTCTCCAGCAGGCTCGGGCTCAGGGAGTAAGGGCGGAAGTGGAAATGGTGGAAAGCAATCACCAGCATCATCTGCTTCAGCCAGTTCCTTGGCCAGTGCCAACAAGCGGCTGCAAATTATGAAAAAGAATGCTGCTCGCCAGCAGGAAAAGAGAGTGCACATCAAGTGA
- the LOC112565576 gene encoding DNA-directed RNA polymerase III subunit RPC5-like, with product MADDDVNDPVEHEIDVYLSKSLATNLYILQYPLRPAYMSYEHVDCISAKVKHQQKRVELELSLSTSSPNYSSSKGEQIAVNVDGGRRQGDEQPYYPSGMMDRQILRSAPCATNTQRYAVGVLKNDELHLTPVHAVVQMRPSFDYLDKADSRHMKSDAGNRVGDPGDSSQDETEEEAKPVMVKFAQHESEEAKARRMASYEYVQKQLDDEPWCKVDFHNLHDDRVEPELHLLYSFTSDEKIQQFHSLPAEYLSLLVPPVVDDKSNKPAMPDNVLSFTQLRSLPLQDQIRALMTSVKVMRFSQLMELLPKDTDSEAALRVLQQVAVMVQGCWVVKSEIFYPKDSCSQNSGISFEHLRNGRDFIMWKFTHNKYVVRKEISGLPSEDVKDILEQMSRLRTSHGWEFQYDYDREFVERHPDVTRRQRELWDLRFQQLQKVFKVPPDASKRAKDAEMVLMNQNAEKPRRRRALSKSSSRKRTLSGRSMSDLSDMETDTSTQEKRDNYDVASFSREGNYSKSETMELYYDSMQNNAQANGPLLNNGHQCGGVNSHGDGKEQDIDNIVQGRDNALLQKELEGFALEVLMQKQVLSLKETKRLFFLHLSQRPPGHILASGVSDKMLEMAFVAVGGAKLNNKWPPNVQEDVLFALVNTGERTDKVRQLLLSMFESAHRIKSTGFIARLKEQYGQEFSEAQAKKMLKDLCEWHGSMWYLKGTATNS from the exons ATGGCTGACGACGACGTGAACGATCCTGTGGAACACGAG ATTGATGTATATCTCTCAAAAAGTCTGGCAACAAATCTCTACATACTTCAG TATCCACTTCGTCCAGCCTATATGTCTTATGAACATGTGGACTGCATCAGTGCAAAAGTCAAACATCAGCAAAAAAGg GTGGAGCTTGAACTAAGCCTCAGCACATCTAGTCCTAACTACAGCAGCAGTAAAGGCGAACAGATTGCTGTTAATGTTGATGGTGGACGTCGACAAGGAGATGAGCAACCTTACTATCCCAG TGGTATGATGGATAGACAGATCCTACGGTCAGCACCCTGTGCTACCAACACTCAGAGATATGCTGTCGGAGTTCTCAAGAATG ATGAACTGCACTTGACTCCAGTACATGCAGTGGTGCAGATGCGTCCTTCGTTTGATTACCTTGACAAAGCTGACAGCAGACACATGAAATCTGATGCTGGAAACAGGGTTGGAGATCCGG gTGATTCATCCCAGGATGAGACAGAAGAGGAAGCCAAACCAGTCATGGTGAAATTTGCTCAGCATGAGAGCGAAGAAGCAAAAGCAAGACGCATGGCGTCTTATGAATATGTGCAGAAGCAGCTTGATGATGAGCCTTGGTGCAAAGTGGATTTTCATAATTTGCAT gATGATCGTGTAGAACCAGAGCTTCATCTTCTATATTCCTTCACTTCTGATGAGAAAATCCAGCAGTTCCACTCATTACCTGCAGAATATCTGTCATTACTTGTGCCACCTGTTGTGGATGATAAGAG TAATAAGCCAGCCATGCCAGACAATGTCCTGTCTTTCACACAGCTTCGCAGTCTGCCTTTGCAGGACCAAATCCGGGCTCTTATGACCAGTG TAAAGGTCATGAGGTTTTCTCAGCTGATGGAGCTGCTGCCAAAAGATACAGATTCAGAAGCTGCCCTTCGGGTGTTGCAGCAGGTGGCTGTCATGGTGCAAGGATGCTGGGTAGTGAAAAG TGAGATCTTCTACCCTAAAGATAGCTGCAGCCAAAACAGTGGCATATCATTTGAGCACCTCCGCAATGGCCGAGATtttatt atGTGGAAATTCACACACAACAAGTATGTGGTCCGCAAAGAAATTTCAGGG CTTCCTTCTGAGGATGTAAAAGATATTCTAGAGCAGATGTCACGACTGAGGACCTCTCATGGCTGGGAGTTTCAGTATGACTATGATCGAGAATTTGTTGAAAG ACATCCTGATGTAACCCGTAGGCAGAGAGAGTTATGGGACTTAAGATTCCAGCAGCTGCAGAAAGTATTTAAAGTACCACCTGATGCCAGCAAACGTGCCAAAG atgctgAAATGGTGCTCATGAACCAGAATGCTGAGAAGCCTCGGCGCCGCAGAGCCTTATCCAAGTCATCTTCACGAAAGCGTACACTAAGTGGTCGCTCCATGTCAGATCTTAGTGATATGGAAACTGACACATCCACACAGGAAAAGAGAGACAATTATGATGTTGCATCTTTCTCTCGGGAGGGAAACTATTCAAAAAGTGAGACCATGGAACTGTATTATGACTCCATGCAAAATAATGCCCAGGCCAATGGACCATTACTTAATAACGGACACCAGTGTGGAGGCGTGAACAGTCACGGTGATGGCAAAGAGCAAGACATAGACAATATTGTGCAAGGTAGAGACAATGCTTTACTTCAAAAAGAACTAGAGGGCTTTGCCTTGGAAGTGCTCATGCAAAAGCAAGTATTAAGCCTGAAGGAAACAAAGCGGCTATTCTTCTTGCATTTATCTCAGCGTCCCCCAGGACATATTTTGGCATCTGGTGTATCAGACAAAATGTTGGAGATGGCTTTCGTGGCCGTTGGAGGAGCTAAGCTTAATAACAAG tggCCTCCTAATGTCCAAGAAGATGTATTGTTTGCACTAGTTAATACAGGAGAGAGAACTGACAAG GTTCGTCAGTTGCTATTGTCAATGTTCGAGTCAGCACATCGCATCAAAAGCACGGGTTTCATTGCCAGACTAAAGGAACAGTATGGTCAGGAGTTCTCTGAAGCCCAggcaaaaaaaatgttgaag GATCTGTGTGAGTGGCATGGATCCATGTGGTATCTCAAGGGCACTGCAACTAACAGTTGA